One Solanum pennellii chromosome 9, SPENNV200 DNA segment encodes these proteins:
- the LOC107029848 gene encoding cytochrome P450 71A1-like — protein sequence MMLFLLLLVAFPIILIFLVNKTKISRNTNLPPGPLGLPIIGNLHQYDSVTPHIYFWKLSKKYGKIFSLKFGSTPIVVISSAKLAKEVMKTQDLAFCSRPSTLCQQKLSYNSNDIVFSPYNDYWREIRKVCLIHLFSLKKVQSFSPIRVDEVSRMIKKISHQAAASQITNLSKIVISLTTTIICRVAFGIRFDEEAHEKRRFDELMNESQDILASFFVSDFFPSLSWIDKFTGMKNKLEKNFKCLDEFYEELIEQHHNPNRPKSMEGDMIDILLQLRKEQSTQIHLTLDNIKAILMNLFLAGTDTSAITVIWAMTALMKNPKAMNKVQEEVRKTMGKKGIVNEDDTQNMSYLKAVIKETFRLYPPAPILVARETMQNSILEGYNIPPKTTIRVNYWAIARDPEYWENSEEFIPERFLNNNIDFKGQDYEFIPFGAGRRGCPGIALGVATVELILSNLLYAFDWELPFGMNIEDIDTESLRGITMHKKNDLCLVPKNYM from the exons ATGATGTTGTTTCTATTACTTTTAGTAGCTTTTCCTATTATTCTCATTTTTCTTGTTAacaaaaccaaaataagtagAAATACCAATCTACCACCAGGTCCTTTAGGTTTGCCAATCATTGGAAATTTGCATCAATATGATAGTGTAACTCCTCATATCTATTTTTGgaaactttcaaaaaaatatggaaaaatattttcattgaaATTTGGTTCTACTCCAATAGTTGTAATTTCTTCAGCAAAATTAGCAAAAGAAGTGATGAAGACACAAGATTTAGCATTTTGTAGTAGACCCTCTACTCTTTGCCAACAAAAATTGTCTTACAATAGTAATGACATAGTATTTTCACCTTATAATGACTATTGGAGAGAAATTAGAAAAGTTTGTTTGATTCACTTATTTAGTCTCAAGAAAGTTCAATCTTTTAGTCCGATTCGTGTAGATGAAGTCTCAAGAATGATCAAGAAAATATCTCACCAAGCTGCCGCTTCACAAATTACCAATTTGAGCAAAATAGTGATTTCACTTACAACTACAATTATTTGTAGAGTTGCTTTTGGTATTAGGTTTGATGAAGAAGCACATGAAAAGAGGAGATTTGATGAACTTATGAATGAGTCTCAAGATATTTTGGCTAGCTTTTTTGTCTCcgatttttttccttctttaagTTGGATTGATAAATTTACTGGAATGAAAAATAAACTTGAGAAGAATTTCAAGTGTTTGGATGAATTTTATGAAGAGCTCATCGAGCAACATCACAATCCCAATAGGCCAAAATCCATGGAAGGAGATATGATTGATATTTTGCTACAATTGAGGAAGGAGCAATCAACTCAAATCCATCTCACTTTGGACAACATAAAAGCAATTCTCATG AATTTATTTCTTGCTGGGACGGACACTAGCGCAATTACAGTAATTTGGGCTATGACTGCCTTAATGAAGAACCCAAAAGCCATGAACAAAGTTCAAGAAGAAGTTAGAAAAACAATGGGGAAAAAAGGCATCGTAAATGAAGATGATACTCAAAATATGTCTTATCTCAAAGCAGTAATAAAAGAGACATTTAGATTGTATCCACCAGCTCCAATCCTAGTGGCAAGAGAGACAATGCAAAATTCAATACTAGAAGGGTATAATATTCCACCAAAAACAACAATTCGCGTAAACTATTGGGCTATTGCAAGAGATCCTGAGTACTGGGAAAATTCAGAAGAATTTATACCCGAGAGATTCTTGAATAATAACATTGATTTTAAGGGTCAAGATTATGAATTTATCCCATTTGGAGCAGGGCGGAGAGGTTGCCCAG GTATAGCACTTGGTGTTGCAACAGTGGAGCTTATACTATCAAACCTTCTATATGCATTTGATTGGGAGTTGCCTTTTGGGATGAACATTGAAGATATCGACACAGAGAGTTTGCGCGGAATTACTATGCATAAGAAAAATGATCTTTGCCTTGTCCCCAAAAATTATATGTAG
- the LOC107029849 gene encoding cytochrome P450 83B1-like: MIMIIFILLVTLPIVLNFLAKKDRKNVMPPGPLGLPFIGNLHQYDGLTPHIYFSKLAKKYGKIFSLKLGSTPIVVISSAKLAKEVLKIQDLTFCSRPSFLGQQKLSYNGHDIAFAPYNDYWREMRKICVVHLFSLKKVQSFSLVREDEVSRMIKKISQQATASQITNLSNLVISLTSTIICRVAFGTRYDEEAHEKRRFDELLAVAQEMMARFFFTDYFPMFGWLDKVFGNISRLEKNCKELDEFYEELIDQHLNPNKPKSMEGDIIDLLLQLMKEQSTPIDLTLDNIKAILMNIFVGGTDTSAATVVWAMTALMKNPKVMKKVQEEIRKSIGTKGFVNEDDVQNMSYFKAVIKETFRLYPPAPILVPRETMKKSILEGYEIQLGTIIHVNSWAIARDPEVWENPEEFMPERFLNSDIDFKGQDFELLPFGAGRRGCPGIALGVATVDLMLSNLLYAFDWELPCGMKKEDIDTNVMPGITMHKKNDLCLVPKNYF, encoded by the exons atgattatgataatttttattctCTTAGTAACTCTTCCTATTGTACTCAATTTCCTTGCCAAAAAGGATAGGAAAAATGTTATGCCACCTGGTCCTTTAGGGTTACCATTTATTGGAAATTTGCATCAATATGATGGTTTAACCCCTCATATTTATTTTTCGAAACTTGCcaagaaatatggaaaaatattttcattaaaacttGGTTCTACTCCAATAGTTGTAATTTCTTCAGCAAAATTAGCAAAAGAAGTGTTAAAAATACAAGATTTAACATTTTGTAGTAGACCTTCTTTTCTTGGTCAACAAAAATTGTCTTACAATGGTCATGATATTGCCTTTGCACCTTACAATGACTATTGGAGAGAAATGCGAAAAATTTGTGTTGTTCATTTGTTCAGTCTAAAAAAAGTACAATCCTTTAGTCTGGTTCGTGAAGATGAAGTATCAAGAATGATCAAGAAAATATCCCAACAAGCAACTGCTTCTcaaattacaaatttaagtaATTTAGTGATTTCACTAACAAGTACTATTATTTGTAGAGTTGCTTTTGGTACTAGATATGATGAAGAAGCACATGAAAAGAGGAGATTTGATGAACTTTTAGCAGTGGCACAAGAAATGATGGCGCGGTTCTTTTTCACGGATTATTTTCCTATGTTTGGTTGGCTTGACAAAGTATTTGGAAATATTAGTAGacttgaaaaaaattgtaaagaaTTAGATGAGTTTTATGAAGAACTCATTGACCAACATCTTAATCCCAATAAGCCAAAATCCATGGAAGGAGATATTATTGATCTTTTGCTACAATTGATGAAAGAGCAATCAACTCCAATTGATCTCACTTTGGACAACATAAAGGCAATTCTCATG AATATATTTGTTGGTGGAACAGACACTAGCGCGGCTACAGTAGTATGGGCAATGACAGCCTTGATGAAGAATCCAAAAGTCATGAAGAAGGTTCAAGAAGAAATTAGAAAATCAATTGGGACCAAAGGCTTTGTGAATGAAGATGATGTTCAAAACATGTCTTATTTCAAAGCAGTGATAAAAGAGACATTTAGATTATATCCACCAGCTCCAATCCTAGTACCAAGAGAAACAATGAAGAAATCCATACTAGAAGGGTATGAAATTCAGCTAGGAACTATAATTCATGTGAACTCGTGGGCTATTGCAAGGGATCCTGAAGTATGGGAAAATCCAGAAGAATTTATGCCCGAGAGATTCTTGAATAGTGACATTGATTTCAAAGGCCAAGATTTTGAGTTGCTTCCATTTGGTGCAGGACGAAGAGGTTGCCCAG GTATTGCACTTGGTGTTGCAACGGTGGATCTTATGCTTTCAAACCTTCTTTATGCATTTGATTGGGAATTGCCTTGTGGGATGAAGAAAGAAGATATTGACACAAATGTCATGCCTGGAATTACTATGCATAAGAAAAATGATCTTTGCCTTGTCCCTAAAAATTATTTCTAG